From the Mycobacterium sp. DL592 genome, the window TCGCCCACAGTAACCTCACGGCGGTCTCGAGCCTGATTTTCCGCCGTCAGGTTACTGTCGTCGGGTTGTCGGACCGCCGCGGCACACTCCCGGCATGGAAGGACCATTCCTCGGCAGTGAGGCGCTGGTGGCTGGCCGGTTGACCCAACATCAATTGCGTACGAAGTTCGTCGCCGTTCATCAAGACGTCTACATCCCGGTCGGCACGGAGCTGACACCGTGGATACGTGCGAGAGCTTGTTGGCTTCGGTCTCGCCGGCGTGGCGTCCTCGTCGGCTTCTCGGCATCTGCCCTTCACGGGGCGAAGTGGATCAGTCGTGCTCGACCCGCCGAGATCAACGACACCAACCACAAGCGAACTCGCGGCGTGATCGCCCGCGGCGTGTACCTGGAGCCCGACGAGGTCTGCCAGAGGGCAGGCATGCCAGTCACCACACCTGAGCGCACGGCACTGGACCTGCTGTGCTGGTATCCGCCCGACACCGCGATACCGGCCGTCGACGCGCTGGCTCGCGCCACTCGGCTCAAAGTCGCTGACGTCGAGCTGCTCGCGCAGCGCTATCGCGGCCGGCGTGGCATCACGCAAGCTCGCGCCAGTCTGCAGCTCGTGGATCCGGGTGCCGAGTCACCCCGAGAAACGGCATTGCGCCTGTTGATCATTCGAGCAGGCTTACCGCGACCAGAAACCCAGATCCGGGTGTACAACGAGTACGGCGTCCTCATCGCCGAGGTGGACATGGGCTACGAGCACCTCAAGATCGCCTTCGAATATGAAGGTGACCACCATCGGACTGATCGTCGGCAGTTCAACAAGGACATCCGCCGTCACGACACACTCATCGGACTCGGCTGGATCGTCATCCGCATCACCGCCGAGGACACCGACGGCAGCATCATCCGTTGGGCAGAACTTGCACTGGCTCGCCGACAGCAACCTCCCGGCGGTCTCGAGCCTGATTTTCCGCCATCAGGTTACTGTCGACGGGAAGGGGACTAGGCCGGGACGAACTCAACGTCGGAAAGCGCCACGGCGTCATCGCGAGACGGAACGGTGACCACACCGACGAAGCGGCCGTCCTCTTTCCAGATGCTGGCCTTGATGGTCTCGCCCGGGAACACCACACCGGCGAAGCGCGCCCCGTAGGTCTTCACCTGGGTGGCGTCGCCGTCGACTAGTGTGTCGACCAGCGCCTTGCAGGTCATGCCGTAGGTGCACAGCCCGTGCAGGATCGGTCGCGGAAAGCCTGCGGCAGCAGCGAATTCGGGATCGGAGTGTAGCGGATTACGGTCGCCGCACATCCGGTAGAGCAGCGCCTGCTGCGGTGACACCGGGATCGAGATCTCGTAGTCCGGTGCGCGATCCGGTGCAGCCACCGAGGTCGACGGGCCGCGCTCACCGCCGAAACCGCCCTCGCCGCGAGCGAAGATCGACCGCTTGGTGGTCCACAGCAGGTTGCCCGCGGGATCGGTCACCGTCATCTCGCTGACGATGACCGCTGCCTTGCCCTTGTCCCAGATCTCGGTGAACTTCTGCACCGACCGCCCGGTGCCGCTCGGCGGAATCGGCGCCGCCACGGTGACGGACTCGCTGGCGTGCAGCACCTTGCTCAGCTCGATGTCGATCCCGGGGAACTTCACCTTCGGCGCCTCGGTCATGTGGAAGCTTGCCGCCACACTGCTGAACGTCGGCAGCACCTGCGGGGTGCGGTCGGTCAGATAACGCAGCTCGCGCGGGTCCATCGGGTCGGAACCCGCACCCAGGCCGAGGTGGTAGAGCTGCACGTCGCTGCTCGTCCAGGAGAACTCGATGGGGTCCAGCTCGGCGCCGAGCGCCACGTCGAGATCGATTGGCATGTCAGCCCTTCCCGGCTATGTCGAGTGCGGCCAGGTAGCCGAAGGTCATCGCGGGGCCGATGGTGCCACCCGGGCCGGGATAGGTGTGACCCATCACCGGCGAGCTGACATTACCGGCCGCGTACAGGCCTTCGATGACCGAGCCGTCGTCGCGCAGGGCGCGGCCGTTGACGTCGGTGCGGACTCCGCCCTTGGTGCCGAGATCACCGGGCACCAGCTTCGCCGCGTAGAACGGTCCGTGCTTGATCTCGCCCAGGTTCGGGTTGGGCTTGTTGGTGGGATCGCCGTAGTACTTGTCGTAGGCACTCTCGCCACGACGGAAGTCCTCGTCGACACCGGTGCGGGCGAACCCGTTGAACCGCTCGACCGTCGCCGCGAACGAATCGGCGGGAAGTCCGGTCTTCTCCGCGAGCTCGGCCAGGCTGTCGGCCTTGACGATCACACCGGATTCCATCCACTTCTTCGGAATGCGCTGTCCGGGCTGCAATCCGGCGAAGATGTACCGGTCGCGGTACTGCTGGTCGAAGACCAGCCAGGCCGGGATGTTCTCGCCCGGGCCGTTGCCCTGGCCGTACTGGCCGCCGTACATGTGGTGGCAGGCCTCGACGTACGGCATCGACTCGTTCATGAATCGCTTACCCGACATGTTGACGATGATCGAGCCGGGGGAGTTGCGCTCGGACAGCGCGAACCACGGCGCTCCGACCAGCGGCACCGTCGGTCCCCACCACGCGTCCTCCATCAATTCCAGTGCTGCACCGAGCTTTTCGGCGGCCACGATGCCGTCGCCGGTGTTGGCCACCGCCCCGACCGTCCACTCGGTGGTGATCGGTGCACGCTGGTACTTGATGCGCATCTGCTCGTTGTGCTCGAAGCCGCCCGAACCGAGGATCACGCCGCGACGGGCCCGGATCAGTTGCGGGTCAGCCGCTTCCGGCCCGGTGGTGTCGCGGACGTACACACCGCGCACCACGCCGTCCTCCACGTAGAGGTCGGTGAGCGCGGTATTCAGCAGCACCGGCACCCCGGCCTCACGCAGACCGATGCGCAGCGGCGCGATCAGTGCGCGGCCCATGCCCACCAGGTTCTTGCCCCGGGCGTTGGCCCATACGGTGCGCGCGCCCACCTTCAGGCTGCGCAGCACACCGCGGGGGTGACGCTTGAGCTGGTTGAGCCGCATGTAGTCCTGCTGCATCACAACGACGTTCAGCGGCACCTTGCCGTAAGCCGGCTCCAGGAACTTCTCGTCGGGTCCGAGCTTCTTGGCGTCGAACGGCTTCGGTTCGACCGAGCGGCCGCCGGGGCGCCCGCCGGGAGTCTCGGGGTAGTAGTCCGAGTAGCCCGGCACCCAGCACATCTTCAGCGGCGTGTGCTTGAGCACGAACGAGAGCATCTCCGGCCCGCGCTCGAGATAGGTGTCGATTCGTTCGGGTTCGACCACGTCACCGACGAGGGTGTGCAGATAGGTGCGCGCGGCCTCTTTGGTGTCGGTGACGCCGTCGCGCTTGAGGATCTCGTTGTTGGGAATCCAGACGCCACCACCCGACCGGGCGGTGGATCCACCGAAGTGCGGCGCCTTCTCGACGACGACCGCCGATAGTCCCTGGTGAGCGGCGGTGAGCGCGGCGACCATACCCGCGGCGCCGCTACCGACGACGACGACGTCGAACTCCTGAGCTGTCATACTAGAACACGTTATAGAATTGCCCCGTCCTGGCGCTACTGACCCCACCTATCCGATCAGCGGAACGCTTACACCAGGGGGTGTCGGACAGCACTAGAATCAGCCGCACCGGGCGCCGTTCGCCCCGGTCACACCGACGAGGGGACTCCGGGTAATGCTGAGCGTTGCGACGCGAGAAGAGCTTGCGGCCGAACTGGCCGAGGCCGAGCGCAGCCGTGTCCCGCTGACCCCGCTGACCGCCAATCACCCCGGCATCGACGTGGTCGACGCCTACGAGATCCAGCTCATCAACATCCGTCAGCGGGTCGCCGAGGGTGCCCGCGTGGTGGGCCACAAGGTGGGCCTGTCCTCGGAGGCGATGCAGAAGATGATGGGCGTCGACGAGCCCGACTACGGTCATCTCCTCGCCGACATGGAGGTCTTCGAGGACATCCCGGTTCCGGCCGGACGTTTCCTGTTCCCGCGCGTCGAGGTCGAGGTCGGGTTCATCCTCGCCGACGACCTGCCGGGCGCGGGGTGCACCGAGGACGACGTGCTGGCCGCGACCGCGGCGTTCGCCCCGTCCATCGAGCTGATCGACACCCGGATCAAGGACTGGAAGATCGCGTTGTGCGACACCATCGCCGACAACGCGTCGTCGGCAGGTTTCGTGCTCGGCAAGGAGCGGGTCTCGCCCAAGGACGTGGATATCAGAGCTATCCAGGCCGTCTTGACCCGCAACGGCGAGGTGGTGGCCGAGGGCCGCAGTGACGCCGTTCTCGGTAATCCGGTCACCGCCGTGGCCTGGCTGGCCCGCAAGGTCGACAGTTTTGGCGTCCGCCTCAAAGCCGGCGACATCGTGCTGCCGGGGTCGTGCACCAGGGCCATCGACGCCCGTCCCGGCGACCAGTTCGTCGCCGACTTCGCCGGTCTGGGCTCAGTCCGGCTGTCATTCGAGTAAGAGGAGCGTTCATATGGCCGCAACGGCCAAGAAGTCCGTCGCCATCGTCGGCTCGGGCAACATCAGCACCGACCTGCTCTACAAGCTGCTGCGCTCGGACTGGCTCGAGCCGCGCTGGATGATCGGCATCGACCCGGAAAGCGAGGGTCTGGCCCGCGCCCGCAAGCTGGGTCTGGAGACCAGCCATGAAGGCGTGGACTGGCTGCTCGCCCAGTCGGAGAAGCCGGATCTGGTGTTCGAGGCGACCAGCGCCTACGTGCACAAGGCCGCCGCGCCGCGCTACGCCGAGGCCGGCATCCGGGCGATCGACCTGACCCCGGCCGCCGTCGGCCCCGGTGTCATCCCGCCGGCCAACCTGCGCGCGCACCTGGACGCACCCAACGTCAACATGGTCACCTGCGGTGGCCAGGCCACCATCCCGATGGTGTACGCCGTGAGCCGCGTCGTGGATGTGCCGTATGCCGAGATCGTCGCGTCGGTGTCGTCGGCCTCGGCCGGTCCGGGCACCCGCGCCAACATCGACGAGTTCACCAAGACGACCAGCGCCGGCGTCGAGGTCATCGGCGGTGCCAAACGCGGCAAGGCGATCATCATCCTCAACCCGGCCGATCCGCCGATGATCATGCGCGACACCATCTTCTGCGCGATCCCCGAGGATGCCGACCATGACGCCATCACCGCCTCCATCAAGGAGGTCGTGGCCGAGGTGCAGACCTACGTGCCCGGGTACCGGTTGCTCAACGAGCCGCAGTTCGACGAGCCGACCGTCTACAACGGGGGCAACCATCTCGTGACCACGTTCGTGGAGGTCGAGGGTGCCGGCGATTACCTGCCGCCGTATGCGGGAAATCTCGACATCATGACCGCCGCGGCCACCAAGGTCGGCGAGGAGATCGCCAAAGAGTTGGCCGGCGCGGGGTCACTGTCTTCATCGGCAACAGGAGCGCAAGCATGAGTGCACAGGTCTGGTTCGACGCCAGCTGGGATGTCCGGATGACGGACACCTCTCTGCGGGACGGCAGCCATCACAAGCGCCACCAGTTCACCAAGGACGAAGTCGGCGCCATCGTCGCCGCCCTGGACGCCGCAGGCGTGCCGGTGATCGAGGTGACCCACGGCGACGGGCTGGGTGGGTCCAGCTTCAACTACGGGTTCTCGAAGACCCCGGAGCAGGAGCTGATCAAGCTGGCCGCCGAGACGGCCAAGGAATCCAAGATCGCCTTCCTGATGCTGCCCGGCGTGGGCACCAAGGAAGACATCAAGGAAGCGCAGAACAATGGTGGCTCGATCTGCCGGATCGCTACCCACTGCACCGAAGCCGACGTGTCGATCCAGCACTTCGGGTTGGCCCGCGAGCTCGGCCTGGAGACCGTCGGGTTCCTGATGATGAGCCACACCATCTCACCGGAGAAGCTGGCCAAGCAGGCTCGGATCATGGCCGACGCCGGCTGCCAGTGCGTCTACGTGGTCGACTCGGCCGGTGCGCTGGTGCTCGAAGGCGTGGCCGATCGGGTGGCGGCTCTGGTCGCCGAACTGGGTGACGATGCCCAGGTCGGTTTCCACGGCCACGAGAACCTCGGCCTGGGGGTGGCCAACTCGGTGGAGGCGGTGCGCGCGGGCGCCAAGCAGATCGACGGCAGCTGCCGCCGGTTCGGCGCCGGTGCGGGCAATGCTCCGGTGGAAGCGTTGATCGGGGTGTTCGACAAGATCGGCGTCAAGACCGGTATCGACTTCTTCGAGATCGCCGACGCCGCCGAAGAGGTCGTCGCCCCCGCGATGCCGGCCGAGTGCCTGCTGGACCGCAACGCGCTGATCATGGGCTACTCGGGGGTGTACTCGAGCTTCCTCAAGCACGCCATCCGCCAGTCCGAGCGCTACGGCGTTCCCGCCCATCAGCTGCTGCACCGCGCCGGGCAGCGCAAGCTGATCGGCGGCCAGGAGGATCAGCTGATCGACATCGCGCTGGAGATCCAGCGCGAGCAGGCGGCCGGCGGGCAGGAGCGCAGCGACTCGGGGACTGCTTCAGCCGCGGCCAAGGGCTAGTCGAGAGCGCTGTCGGGCCCGCAGGGCACGATGGTGCCCATGACCCAGCCGGCGGCCACCCGCGAGCACGCCCAGGCCATCCTCGAACAGTTGGCCGGACCCGCCGCGGTCCTGCACGACGACCAGTGGACGGCCATCGAAGCGCTCGTGGTGCAGCGCCGCCAGGCGCTCGTCGTGCAGCGCACCGGGTGGGGCAAGTCGGCGGTGTACTTCATCGCCGCCAAGCTGCTGCGCGAGCGCGGTCATGGTGCGACCGTCATCGTCTCGCCTCTGCTGGCGTTGATGCGCAACCAGGTCGCCGCCGCCCAGCGCGCGGGCGTTCGCGCGGCCGCCATAAACTCCGGCAACGTCACCGAGTGGGATGACATTCACCAGCGGGTCAACGGCGGTCAGCTCGACGTCCTGCTGGTCAGTCCGGAACGCCTGAACAACCCGGAGTTCCGCGACACCGTTCTGCCGGCGCTGGCCGCCGACGCCGGACTGGTGGTGGTCGACGAGGCGCACTGCGTCTCGGACTGGGGTCACGACTTTCGCCCCGACTATCGGCGGATCCGGACGCTGATCGCCGAACTCGGTTCGGACGTACCGGTTTTGGCGACCACCGCCACCGCCAACGACCGGGTCGTCAACGACGTCGCAGCCCAGTTGGGGGTCGGCGGCCGGGACACGCTTGTACTGCGCGGGGGGCTCGACCGCGAGTCGCTGCGGCTGTCGGTAGTCCAGGCCGGCGGCGGTGCACAGCGCACAGCGTGGCTGGCCGAGCACCTCGATGCGCTGCCGGGTTCCGGGATCGTCTACACGCTGACCGTCGCCCAGGCGCACGACGTGGCGGCGCTGCTGCGCGAGCGCGGCCACGAGGTGGCCGCCTACACCGGGTCCACGGAAACCGCTGAGCGCGAACAGCTCGAGGCGGATCTGCTGGAGAACCGGGTCAAGGCCCTGATCGCCACCTCGGCGCTCGGGATGGGGTTCGACAAGCCGGATCTCGGCTTCGTCGTGCACCTCGGTGCGCCGTCCTCGCCGATCGCGTACTACCAGCAGGTCGGCCGCGCGGGCCGCTCGACGGACAGCGCCGAGGTGGTGCTGCTGCCGGGGCGTGAAGACCAGGATGTCTGGCGATACTTCGCATCGGTGGCATTTCCCTCGGAAGCCATGGTGCGCAATGTGATTGGTGCGCTGGAGCCCGACCGGCCACAGTCGACGCCGGCCTTGGAGCCGCTGGTGGATCTGGGCCGCACCCGGCTGGAGATGGTGTTGAAGGTGCTCGACGTCGACGGTGCGGTGCGACGGGTCAAAGGCGGGTGGGTAGGCACCGGCCAGCCATGGGACTACGACGAGGTGCGGTACCGCCAACTCGACGAGGCCCGCCGCCGCGAGCAGCAGGCCATGCTCGACTACCAGAGCACCGACGAATGCCGAATGACGTTCCTGCGCAGGCAACTCGACGACCCCGACCTCACCGATGGCGAGCGGTGCGGCCGCTGCGACAACTGTGCCGGCGCCCGGTTCACCGCTGCGGTGGACGACGGTGCCGCAGCGCTGACCGCAGAGCGGCTGATGCGCCCAGGCATAGAGATCACCCCACGCAAACAGTGGCCGTCAGGGCTCGGCAAGCTGGGCGTCACCCTCAGTGGCCGCATCGGTGACGGTCCCGCCCCGGGCCGGGCGATCGGGCGACTGACCGACCTGGGCTGGGGCCCGCGTCTGCGACGTCTGCTCGACGAACCTGACGGCGAAGTCCCACCGGAGGTGGTGCAGGCGGCGGTCAAGGTGCTCGCCGCCTGGAACTGGTCGACCCGACCGACCGCGGTGCTGGCGCTCGACTCGGACTCCCATCCGGTCCTGATCTCGTCGCTGGCGCGCGAGGTGGCCCGGCTCGGCAGGCTGACCGATCTCGGTGTGCTGCACTACGCCGCCGGTCGCCGCCCGGTCGCGGCGGCCAACTCCGCCTATCGTGTCGCTGCGCTGGAGGGATCGTGGTCGGCGCCGGACCCGTCGGCCATCGCTGCCGCGGGCGGGCCGGTGCTGCTGGTCGATGACCTCACCGACACCGGCTGGACGTTGACGATGGCGGCGCGGGTGGTCCGAGGGGCCGGCGCGCCCGCGGTGTTACCCCTCGTACTCGCGGCCACCAGCTGACAGCTAAGTCACCACGCGGGCTTCGACCCGCCAAGCTGCGCGGTGAGCGCGTCGGCGGCGGCGACCACACCCCGCGCGTGTTTGGTGATCTCGGTGTCGGTCAGCGCACGGCCGATCTGCAGGGATACCGTCATCGCTTGCCGGTGGTGTTGGTCGTAGACCGGTGCGGAGATGACGCTCACGTCGTGCCGCTGGCGCGGGCCCGACGTCTCGGGCTCCCCGCGCAGGTGCACCCGCTCGCCGATGTCGGAGATCAATTCGCCCAGCAGGGCCCGCAATTCGTCGGGCAGCGTGCTCGACATGCCGGCCATCAGCGCGTACAGGCGCCGCCCTGCCGGGGTGAGCCGCTCGACGAGATAGCCCGACGTGCGGCACTCGGCGATGACGCGTTCGAGCCGACGGCTGTCGGTGCGCAACGGAATGGTGGGTGTCTTGGCCAACCAGGCCCGCATCGCGTCGTCGTCCCACAGCACGAACATCAGGCCGACAGGCGGGGCGAACGGATAGCTCTGCCCGACACGCACTCCGACGTCGGAACCCGGCGGACCCACGAGCTCCAGCAGCGTGATCCGGTCGTCGACCACGCCGGCCAGTGCCGCCGTGGTGTTGAAGGCCCGGGACAGCCGGCCCAGTTCGGCGCGGGCCGCCGGATTGACCCGCATCGACTCCTGCGCGATCTGGCCCAGGGTGATCAGGCTGGGCCCCAGCCGGTAGGTCTTGTCCTTGGGGTCGCGCACCAGATAGCCGGCTTCGGTGAGCGTGGTGACGATGCCCAGGCAGGTCGGCTTCGACAGATCGAGCCGGCGGGCCAGCTGCGACAGTCCGAACTGATCGTGCGGGTGCTTGGCGAGGAAGTCGAGGATCGTCACCACGCGCTGTGTCGGGGGAGAGGAGCGCCCGGACGACTCACCGTTGACCATTGCAGAATCGTACCTCTATGTTACAGATATGGACCGCTAAGCAGGTTGACTCCGATTAGAACACGTTCTACTGTCGGTTCAGCAGACGTACCGGTGTGGTCGAATATTGAAACGCGAGGGCAGTAGATGTATACCCAACCGCTGGCGGAGGCCATCGCCGAGGCCGAGCGCCTCGTCACGGAAGCACACTTCATCGAGAGCGAAGCCGACCTCCTCGAGGGTCTGCAGTATCTGGCCGGCTGCATCGCGGCCTGCACGCACGTCGCCTTCGACTACGACCGCGACCATCCCTTCCTGCACTCCGGCACCGGCCCGTTCACCAAGATGGGCCTGGACAATCCCGACACCATGTACTTCGGCACCCGCGTGGTGGCCGGCAAGGAATACGTCGTGACCGGCACGCGCGGCACCACCACCGACGTCAGCTTCCAGCTGCTCGGGGGCGAGTACACCGACAAAGTCGTCCCCGACAGCGAGACCGCGTTCGACGACCGCAAGCTCGACATCGCGTCCGACGGCACCTTCGAGTGGCGATTCACCCCGGATACCAACGCGCAGCTGGTGATTCGCGAGGTCTACAACGACTGGGCCGCCCAACGCGGCAGCTTCGCGATCGCCCGTACCGACACCGCAGGCACGGCGCCGCCGCCACTGACCAAAGAGCTGATCGAAAAGCGTTATGCCACCGCGGGTAAGCAGCTGGTTCAGCGCGTCAAGACCTGGCTGCAGTTCCCGAAATGGTTCTACGACAACCTGCCGGTCAATACGCTGACGGCCCCGCGGCTCACCCCCGGCGGGCTGGCCACCCAGTATTCGTCGGTGGGCCACTACGACATCACGTCAGACCAGGCGCTGATCCTCACCCTGCCGGTCTCCGATGCGCCCTACCTCGGGTTCCAGCTCGGCAGCCTGTGGTACATCTCGCTGGACTACATCAATCACCAGACCTCGCTCAACGGCACTCAGGCGCAGGCTGATCCGGACGGCAAGATCCGTATCGTCGTATCCGACCGCAGCCCCGGCGTGACCAACTGGGTCGAGACACTCGGCCACGACAAGGGCTACCTGCAGTTCCGCTGGCAGCGCGTTTCGCGCGAGCTGACCGCGGCCGACGGTCCCACCCTGGAGCTGGTCGACCTCGACGACGTGGCGGGCAAACTGCCCTACTACGAACACAACAAGATCTCCGACGAAGGCTGGCGGGAGCGAATCGCCCTGCGCCAGAAACTCATTGGTAACAGGATGGTGGGATAGGTCATGGCGGGCTTGCTGGAGAACAAAGTCGTGGTCATCAGCGGGGTGGGTCCCGCGCTGGGTACCACGCTGGCACGCCGATGTGCCGAGGCCGGCGCGGACCTGGTCCTGGCGGCGCGCACCGTCGGAAGGCTTGACGACGTCGCCAAGGAGATCACCGGGCTCGGCCGTCGCGCGTTGTCGGTCGGCACCGACATCACCGACCCCGAGCAGGTGGACAACCTGGTCAAGCAGACCCTGGACACCTACGGCCGAGTCGACGTACTGGTCAACAATGCGTTCAAGGTCCCGTCGATGAAGCCGTTCGCCAACACCACCTTCGAGCACATCCGCGAGACTTTGGAGCTCACCGTGCTCGGTGCGCTGCGGATGATCCAGGGCTTCACCCCGGCGCTGACCGAAGCCAAAGGCTCGGTGGTCAACGTCAACTCGATGGTCGTGCGCCATTCGGACCCCAAGCAGGGCGCCTACAAGATGGCCAAGGCGGCGTTGCTGGCCATGTCGGAGTCGCTGGCCAGTGAGCTCGGCGAGCGGGGTATTCGGGTGAATTCGGTTCTGCCCGGCTATATCTGGGGTGGCACATTGCAGAGCTACTTCGAACATCAAGCCGGCAAGTACGGCACCACGGTGGACGAGATCTACAAGGCCGCCGCGGTCAACAGTGATCTCAAGCGGCTGCCCACCGAGGACGAGGTCGCCTCGGCAATCCTGTTCATGGCCAGCGATCTGTCCAACGGCATCACCGGCCAGACCCTCGACGTCAACTGCGGGGAGTATCACAACTGATGGTGGGAGTGAGTGAGGATCGCAGCGAGGCACGAGCGAGGACCGGAGCGATCGAGGTGGAAAAACGATGAGTGATTTCCTGAGCGCCGAGAGCCTGCTCGCCTCGGCAACCAAGGCCACCGGGCTCGACGACTTCGGCACTGACGACGACAACTACCAAGAAGCGTTGGGCGTGCTGCTGGATTCGTTCCGCAGCGAGGCCGACCTCACCGAGCTCGGCAGCAAGATGCACCGGTTCTTCGTGCGCAATGCGCTGGTGGCCAGGCTCCTCTCCGAGGCGGCCTTCAAGCAGTATCCGCAGCACGCGGACGTCCGGATCGAACGGCCGATCTTCGTCACCGGCCTGCCGCGCACCGGGACCACCGCCCTGCACCGACTGCTGTGCGGAGACCCCCGTCACCAGGGGCTGGAGTTGTGGCTGGCGGAGTTCCCCCAGCCCCGTCCGCCACGCGAAACCTGGCCGCAGAACCCGGTTTTCGCCGAGCTCGACGCCCGGTTCAAGAAGGCGCACGACGAGAACCCCGACTACACGGGCCTGCACTACATGACCGCCGACGAGGTCGAGGAATGCTGGCAGCTGCTGCGGCAGTCGGTGCACTCGGTGTCCTACGAGACGCTGGCCCACGTGCCGAGCTACGCGCACTGGCTGGCCCGG encodes:
- a CDS encoding sulfotransferase, with protein sequence MSDFLSAESLLASATKATGLDDFGTDDDNYQEALGVLLDSFRSEADLTELGSKMHRFFVRNALVARLLSEAAFKQYPQHADVRIERPIFVTGLPRTGTTALHRLLCGDPRHQGLELWLAEFPQPRPPRETWPQNPVFAELDARFKKAHDENPDYTGLHYMTADEVEECWQLLRQSVHSVSYETLAHVPSYAHWLARQDWTKPYLRHRKNLQLIGLNEPEKRWVLKNPSHLFALDAVFAAYPDALILQCHRPAETILASMCSLAQHTTGGWSNTFSGDVIGADALETWSRGLERFNAVRREHDEAQFFDVDYFALIRDPIGTVENIYSHFGIEMTDDARAAIQATDEESKQGPRAPKHTYSLADYGLTEDQVKERFKGL